The DNA sequence CGCCTCGGCAGCGGACTCGGCGTCCACGCGGGCGCCGAGCGCCACCGCCGCGGCGATCAGGCCGAGCGCGCCGAAGATCGCCGCCTGACCCCACGCGCCGATGCGCCGGCCCCACTTGCTGAAGAATCCGGTGGCGTTGTCGGCGGGGGCACGCTGCAGGATGCCGTCCACGAGCTGCCAGACGGCCAGAGCCCCCAGCGTGATCGCCGCCGTCCACAGCAGGATGAACCCGAACGGCACGGCGGCGATCGCCATGAGGGCGCCGGACTGGTCGCTCGCGCCGTCGCCTCCGAAGGCGACGATGACGGCGATCGCGCCGATCAGGATATGCAGCAGTCCGTTCGCCGCGTAGCCCCCACGGGCCAGGGCGCGAAGCGGAGCGCTGCGCTCCACCTCGCGCGCCACGCGGCGAGGGGCTGTCGCGTCCATCAGGCCAGGCTACGCGGGCAGGACGGCGTGGCGGTCCGATCTAGGATGGCCCGAGTGAGCGTGCCGTCCCCTCCCGCGGTGCCGAGGCCCCGTCTGCGGCGGGCTCTCCGGCTCATCGAAGCGGCGCCCGCGCCGGCGGCACTCGCGATCGGCATCTCCGTCTTCGCGCTCGGCGTCTTCATCGTGACGCGCCCGCTCACCTCGCTCTGGCTGCTCGCAATCGTGGTCGGGGTCGCTGCGATCCTCGCCGGGGTCCTCGATCTCGCCGACTCCGAGCGCTCCCGCACCGTCTGGTATCGGATCGTGTGCGTCCTGTGGATCGTCGGCGGTCTCGCTGTGCTGCTCTTCGTCGGGCGCAGTCTCGAGATCCTTCCGGCCGTCCTCGCGGTCCTGCTGATCATCGGCGGCCTCGGGTCGCTGGCCGGCGTCCTGCGCGGCCGGGTGAGCGAGCGAGTGCTGTCGGGTGCATCGGGTGTCGCGCAGATCGTCTTCGGAGTCCTCGCGCTCGCGTGGCCCGACCTGACACTCCTGATCGCGGCGGTGCTGTTCGGCGTGCGCACGATCGTCTACGGCGGATCGCTCGTGTGGCGTGCGGGGCGTCGGCTCGCGGGGCGTACGCCGACTCTGAGCGATTCCGGTCGCGGACCGCGCGGTCGCAGGCTCGTGGATGCCGGCCGCTACGCGCTCGCCGTCGTCCTGGTGGTCCTCGCCGGGACCGCCTGGAGCGTGAACGGGTGGCTCGCGGAGGGTGCGCCCGTGATCGACGCGTTCTACAACGCCCCGGCGGATGCTCCCGACGGACCGGGGGAGCTGATCCGCTCGGACGCGTACGCCGGCTCCGCGCCCGCGGACGGCACGGTGCGCCGGATCCTGTACAGCACGACGGATGCCGTCGGCGTGCGCGCCGTGGCCAGCGCTCTGGTCATCATCCCGACCGACCTGCCTCCGGGCCCACGACCCGTCGTGTCCTGGAACTGGGGGACGACCGGGGTCGCACGCGGATGTGCGCCGAGCCTGATGGACTCCACCGCGACCCGGTGGGCGATCCCCGCGGTCTCGGAGGCGCTGCGTCGCGGCTGGGTGGTCGTGGCATCGGACTACACCGGTCGAGGAGCGGCGGGTCGCTTCCCGTATCTGATCGGCGAGGGCGAGGCGCGGTCGAGCCTGGACGCCATCCGCGCGGCGGGCGAGTTGGAGGACGTCCGTCTCTCCCGCGACGTCGTGGTGTGGGGGCACTCACAGGGCGGGCACGCCGCCCTGTGGACCGATCCGGTCGCGGCCGAGTACGCGCCCGAGCTGCGCATCCTCGGCACGGCGGCGCTCGCTCCGGTGACCGATCCTCTGGCGATGGCGCGCGAGCTCGCGGGCCGCGATGCCGGCGCGGAGCTGTCGATCCTCGTTTCCTGGGTGCTCGTGCCGTACGCGGACGTGTACCCCGACGTCAACGTCGAGGATTACGTGGTCACCTCCGGCCGATCGATCGTCCGGGAGATGACCCAGCGGTGCCTCAGCGAACCGGGTCTGTTCGTGTCGGCGATCACGTCGCTCGGTGTGTCCGCCGACAGGCCCCTGTATCCCGCGAACCTGACCGCGGGCGCACTCGGCCGACGGCTCGAACAGAACCGTGCGATCGGTCCGTGGCGCGGCCCCGTGCTGATCGGATGGTCGGATCAGGACGAGGTGATCCCGTCCGATCTGCCCGAGCACTTCGTCCGTGACGCCTGTGCGGCGGGACTGCCGGTCCGGTGGGTGGAGTTCGCGACCGGCGACCACCGCTCGCTCATCGTCCCCTCATCGGGATTCCTGCGGACGCTCGTGCGCTGGACGGATGACCGGTTCTCCGGGTCCGACGCACCGGCTTCCGATTGCGCCCGCTACGCCGTCGACGCCGAGGAGTGACGGGCTAGCCGAAGGGGTCGGCGTCGCGATCCGCGGTGGCGCGGTGCAGGTGATCGCGGTGCTTCTGAGCCTCGTGGTCCCTCGTGGGAAGGTCCACCGGCCCCGTGACGGACAGCTCGTCCTCCCACACCGCGATCCCGTCCACATCGGGCATGAGCGCGCGCGTGAAGATGGGGTTCCGCCCGGCGCGACGCTGAGCGGTGTAGTCCTTCAGCAGCCGGAAGGCGATGCCCGACAGCAGGGCGATCGCGATCAGGTTGACCAGCGCCATGAGCCCCATCGCTCCGTCGGCGAAGTTCCAGACCACGTCGGCCGAGATCACCGATCCGACGAAGACCGCCACCACCGCCAGCAGCCGGTACGCGGTCAGCACGGCCGGACGCGGCGTGATGAATTCGATGTTGGATTCGCCGTAGTAGTAGTTGCCGAGGATCGAGCTGAACGCCAGAAGGAAGATGATCACGCTCAACAGCACGTTCGACCACTCGCCGAGCGTGCTCGTCATCGCGCCCTGTGTGAGTCCGATCCCGCGCCCGGCCTCGGAGAGATCGGGAACGGAGACCAGGATGATGAACGCCGTGATCGAGCACACCAGGAAGGTGTCGAAATAGACGCCGAGGGTCTGGACGAGGCCCTGCTTGACGGGGTGGGTGACCGCCGCCGTCGCCCCGGCGTTCGGAGCGGAACCGAGACCCGCCTCGTTGGAGAACATCCCACGCTTGACTCCGGTGAGGATGATGTAGCCGAGACTCGCCCCCACGACTTCGTTGAAGCCGAACGCCTCCGTGAAGATCGAGGCGAAGGCCGCGGGGATGCGGTCGGCATGGATCACGAGGATGACGATCCCGACGATCAGGTACAGCAGCGCCATGGCAGGGACCAGCAGCTGTGTCACCGAGGCGATCCGACGGACGCCGCCGAAGATGACCAGGGCCATCAGGACCGCCAGCCCGATGCCGACTCCCCAGGGCAGCCAGCCTGCGGAGTCCTCACCGAAGCTGCCGGCGAGGGTGGCCTGGATCGTGTTGGCCTGGAGGGAGCTGAAGGCGATCGGGAAGCAGACGATCAGGATGACCGCGAACAGGACGCCCATCCAGCGTGCCTTGAGCCCCCGCTGCATGTAGTAGGCGGGTCCGCCTCGGAAGCCGTCCTTGTCACGGATCTTGAAGAGTTGGGCGAGGGAGGACTCGATGAAGCTCGAGGAGCCTCCGATGAAGGCCATCAACCACATCCAGAACACCGCTCCCGGGCCGCCGATGGCGATCGCCGTGCCCACCCCGGCGATGTTGCCGACTCCCACCCGTGAGGCCGCAGAGATGGTGAAGGCCTGGAATGCCGACACCGACTGCGGGCGCCCGCCCGCATCGCGCGGGGTCTTGTCGGTGAGGGTGCGGAACATCTCGGGGATGAGCCGGAACTGCACGACCCCGGATCGCAGCGTGAAGTACAGGCCGAGCAGGATCACGCCCGGCAGGACCACCCACGTCCACAGCGCGTCGCCCCAGGTCAGCAGCCATTCGTTGATCGCATCCATGGGGTCAGTATGGCGGGCGGGCGCTGAGGCTGACCAGCAGCCGCCCAGAACACCGCGGCCGGCATCCGGTACCCTGGACGGATGCCGCGCGCCGCTCGCGCGACGGCGACAGCTGAATAGGGAGGTCACTCATGGACATCGATCTGTCACTCTTGCGGACGATTGAGCGAGAGAAGGAGATCCCCTTCGATGAGCTCGCGCGCATCATCGAACAGGCGATCCTGACCGCCTACGCCAAGCACACCTCGCCGACCGGCGAACTGCCCGCCGGCGCCCGCGCGGTCCTCGATCGCAAGACGGGTCACGTCGCGGTCTTCTTGCCGCTCACGGACGACGAGGGCGCGATCATCGGCGAAGAGGAGAGCAGCCCGGACGACTTCGGGCGCATCGCGGCTTTCGCTGCGAAGCAGGTCATCAGCCAGCGGCTGCGGGACATCGCCGACGACGCGGTGCTGGGCGAGTTCCGGGGCAAGGAGGGCGACATCGTCGCCGGTATCGTGCAGCAGGGGCCGAACCCCCGCATGGTGCACGTCGATCTCGGATCCATCGAGGCGATTCTCCCGCCCGAGGAGCAGGTCGCGGGGGAGGACTACGCGCACGGCTCCCGTCTGCGCGTCTACGTCACGTCCGTGGCCAAGGGCACGAAGGGTCCGCAGATCACGGTGTCGCGGACGCACCCGGGGCTCGTGCGCAAACTGTTCGCGCTCGAAGTGCCCGAGATCAACGCGGGGCTCGTCGAGATCGTCTCGCTCGCCCGCGAAGCCGGGCACCGCACGAAGATCGCGGTGCGTGCGACGGATCCCACGATCAATGCGAAGGGCGCGTGCATCGGTGAGCTCGGTCGACGCGTGCGGGCGGTGACCGAGGAACTGGGCGGCGAGAAGATCGACATCGTCGATTACGACGCCGAGCTGGCGAAGTTCGTCGCGAACGCGCTGTCGCCGGCGAAGGTCACCTCGAGCTTCATCCTCGATGCCTCCACGAAGGCGGTGCGGGCGCTCGTCCCCGACTACCAGCTGTCGCTCGCGATCGGCAAGGAGGGGCAGAACGCGCGCCTCGCCGCCAAGCTCACAGGCGCCAAGATCGACATCCAGCCGGACAGCGTCCTGGAGTCCTGAGGCATGCCCCGTCCGCCCCGAGGTGTAAGATAGAGCCCGTACGGACGTGCGTCGGATGCCGCACGCGTGCCCCCCGGTCCGCGCTCCTCAGAGTCGTGGCCGTCGATCACACCCTCATCGCAGATGTCGGCGCGTCGATGCCGGGGCGGGGCGCGTGGGTGCACGACAGCACGGAATGCATGGATGCCGCTCTGCGGCGACGCGCTTTCGTACGGGCATTGCGTGTGTCAGGTCCTCTGGATACGCAGACCTTCGAGAAACGGCTGAACGGCTATGGAAACAAAGTGAACGGCTCGAAATGAGACCCGTCCGCGACTGAGGTCTGCCCTGCCTGGGTGGACCAACCCCAGACAGGAGAATTGTGGCTGCCAAACCACGCGTACACGAGATCGCTTCCGAACTCGGTGTCGACAGCAAGATCGCTCTTGCAAAGCTCAAGGAGCTCGGCGAATTCGTCAAGAGCCCCTCATCCACCATCGAGCCCCCCGTGGCTCGCAAGCTCCGCGCCGCCCTCGAGGCGGACGGCGCCGGTAAGCCGGCCGCCGCGCCGGCTGCGGCATCCGCTCCGGCGGCAGCCACCGCCGCGCCGAGCGCCGCCAAGCCCGGTGCCGCGCGCCCGGGCGCGCCGCGCCCGGCCGCGCCGGCACCCGCCGCTCCCGCGGCGCCGACCCCGGCTGCGGCATCCGCCCCCGCGGCGTCCAGCGCTCCGGCACCCGCACCGAGCGCGCCCGCGCCTGCCGCGAGCACGCCTGCGGCGGAGACCGCCGCACCGAGCGCACCGCGTCCCGGTGGCGCGCCCGGCGCTCCGCGCCCGGGCAACAACCCGTTCTCGAGTGCGCAGGGCATGGGCCAGCGGCCCGCCGGACCGCGCCCGGGCAACAACCCGTTCGCGAGCGCACAGGGAATGGGCCAGCGGCCCGCGCCGAGCCCCGGCAACATCCCGCGTCCGCAGGCCCCGCGTCCCGGTGCCCCGCGTCCGGGTGCACCCGGTGCGCGTCCCGGTCGCCCCGGTGCGGGCGGTCGTCCCGGTGCGCCCTTCCAGCAGCGACCGGGCGGTCCCGGCCGTCCGGGAGGTGCCGGTGGGGGCTTCCAGCGTCCCGGTGGTGCCCCCGGCGGTGCGCCCGGCGGCTTCGCCGGTCGTCCCGGCGGCGGCGGCGGCCGTGGTCGTGGCCCCGGCGGTGGCACCGCGGGTGCCTTCGGCAAGGGTGGCGGCAAGTCCAAGCAGCGCAAGTCGCGTCGGGCGAAGCGGCAGGAATTCGAGATGCGGGATGCCCCGCAGGTTGGTGGCGTCAACGTCCAGAAGGGCAACGGCGAGATCATCCGTCTGCGCCGTGGCGCGTCGATCGCCGACTTCGCCGACAAGCTCGAGGCGATCCGCGGTTACACCGTGCAGCCCGGCACGCTCGTGACGATCCTCTTCAACCTGGGTGAGATGGCGACCGCCACCGAATCCCTCGACGAGGCGACCTTCGAGGTCCTCGGCGAAGAGCTCGGCTACAAGATCCAGATGGTCTCGCCCGAGGACGAGGACAAGGAGCTCCTGGAGGGCTTCGGTCTGGACCTCGACGCCGAACTCGAGAACGAGGATGAGGACGACCTCGAGATCCGTCCGCCGGTCGTGACCGTCATGGGTCACGTCGACCACGGTAAGACCCGACTGCTCGACGCAATCCGCCAGACCAACGTCGTCGCCGGCGAGGCCGGTGGCATCACGCAGCACATCGGTGCCTATCAGGTCTGGACCGAGCACGAGGGCATCGAGCGCGCGATCACCTTCATCGACACCCCGGGTCACGAGGCGTTCACCGCCATGCGCGCCCGTGGTGCGCAGGTGACCGACCTCGCGATCCTCGTGGTCGCCGCCGACGACGGCATCATGCCGCAGACGGTGGAGGCGCTCAACCACGCGCAGGCTGCGAACGTGCCGATCGTGGTGGCCGTGAACAAGGTCGACAAGCCCGACGCGAACCCCGCGAAGGTGCGCCAGCAGCTCACCGAGTACGGCCTGGTCGCCGAGGAGTACGGCGGCGACGTGATGTTCATCGACGTCTCGGCGCGCGCCGGGACCGGCATCCAGGAGCTTCTGGACGCCGTCCTGCTGACGGCGGATGCCGGGCTCGACCTCACGGCGAACCCGAACAAGGCGGCCCGCGGCGTCGCGATCGAAGCGAAGCTCGACAAGGGCCGCGGTTCGGTGGCGACCGTGCTCATCCAGTCCGGAACGCTGCGCGTCGGTGACGCGATCGTCGCGGGAACCGCGTACGGCCGCGTGCGCGCCATGGCGGACGAGAACGGCGAGCCCGTCCTCGAAGCCTGGCCGTCGCGCCCCGTGCAGGTCCAGGGGCTCAACTCCGTGCCCCGTGCCGGTGACACGTTCATCGTGACCGACGAGGACCGCCTCGCCCGCCAGATCGCCGAGAAGCGTGAAGCGGCCGAGCGCAACGCGCAGCTGGCCAAGGCCCGCAAGCGCATCTCGCTCGAGGACTTCACCCGTGCTCTGCAGGAGGGCAAGGTCGAATCGCTCAACCTCATCATCAAGGGTGACGTGTCGGGTGCCGTCGAGGCGCTCGAGGAGTCGCTGCTGAAGATCGAGGTCGATGACTCCGTGCAGCTGCGGATCATCCACCGCGGCGTCGGTGCGATCACCGAGTCCGACGTGAACCTGGCGACGATCGACAACGCGATCATCATCGGCTTCAACGTCCGCCCCGACACGAAGGCGCGCGAGCGTGCGTCCCGCGAAGGAGTGGACACCCGGTTCTACTCGGTCATCTACAACGCGATCGACGACGTCGAGCAGTCCCTCAAGGGCATGCTCAAGCCGGAGTTCGAAGAAGTTCAGTCCGGTGTCGCCGAGATCCGCGAGGTGTTCCGCTCCTCGAAGTTCGGCAACATCGCCGGTGTCATCGTCCGCTCCGGGACGATCACGCGCAACGCGAAGGCGCGGGTCATCCGCGACGGCGTCGTGCTGGCGGACGGCCTGCAGATCGAGTCGCTGCGTCGTTTCAAGGACGACGTCACCGAGGTGCGGACGGACTTCGAGGCCGGTATCGGCCTCGGCAAGTTCAACGACATCCAGATCGGCGACGAGATCGAGACCACGGAAATGGTGGAGAAGCCGCGCGGCTGAGGTTCGGAACGCTACGGCGATGGATGACGCCGGGATAACGGGAACCCCCAAGGCCCCGACTATCCCGGCATCATCCATCGCCTGCGCTCGATAGCCCGCCGGCGGTGGGAAGAGGGAGTAGGAAATGGCTGGAGAACGACAGGCGCGCGTCGCCGACCGCATCCGCGTGGTGCTGGCGGAGCGCCTCGAGAGAGGGCTGCGCGATCCGCGGCTCGGATTCGTCACGATCACCGACGTCAAGGTGACCGGCGACCTCCAGCACGCTTCGGTGTTCTACACCGTGATGGGCGATGAGGCGCTGCGCGCCGACACGGCGGCGGCACTCAAGTCCGCCACCGGCCTGCTGCGCTCCGAGGTCGGCAAGAACCTCAACACCCGCCTCACGCCGACGCTCGAGTTCATCCTCGACGCGATCCCCGAGAACGCCGACCACATCGCCTCGCTGCTGCGTGAAGCGCGTGA is a window from the Microbacterium lacus genome containing:
- a CDS encoding DUF1206 domain-containing protein; amino-acid sequence: MDATAPRRVAREVERSAPLRALARGGYAANGLLHILIGAIAVIVAFGGDGASDQSGALMAIAAVPFGFILLWTAAITLGALAVWQLVDGILQRAPADNATGFFSKWGRRIGAWGQAAIFGALGLIAAAVALGARVDAESAAEAASAGLLSIPGGSVVLVLAGIGIGIGGIAFIVMGVRRSFRDKVDIPDEGPGRGIAGLGLIGFVAKGIALGIVGVLLVIAAVDADADTAGGLDGALQALLRLPLGPMLVAIVGAGFIAYGVFCLFRARFARL
- a CDS encoding lipase family protein, which gives rise to MSVPSPPAVPRPRLRRALRLIEAAPAPAALAIGISVFALGVFIVTRPLTSLWLLAIVVGVAAILAGVLDLADSERSRTVWYRIVCVLWIVGGLAVLLFVGRSLEILPAVLAVLLIIGGLGSLAGVLRGRVSERVLSGASGVAQIVFGVLALAWPDLTLLIAAVLFGVRTIVYGGSLVWRAGRRLAGRTPTLSDSGRGPRGRRLVDAGRYALAVVLVVLAGTAWSVNGWLAEGAPVIDAFYNAPADAPDGPGELIRSDAYAGSAPADGTVRRILYSTTDAVGVRAVASALVIIPTDLPPGPRPVVSWNWGTTGVARGCAPSLMDSTATRWAIPAVSEALRRGWVVVASDYTGRGAAGRFPYLIGEGEARSSLDAIRAAGELEDVRLSRDVVVWGHSQGGHAALWTDPVAAEYAPELRILGTAALAPVTDPLAMARELAGRDAGAELSILVSWVLVPYADVYPDVNVEDYVVTSGRSIVREMTQRCLSEPGLFVSAITSLGVSADRPLYPANLTAGALGRRLEQNRAIGPWRGPVLIGWSDQDEVIPSDLPEHFVRDACAAGLPVRWVEFATGDHRSLIVPSSGFLRTLVRWTDDRFSGSDAPASDCARYAVDAEE
- a CDS encoding alanine/glycine:cation symporter family protein, with the protein product MDAINEWLLTWGDALWTWVVLPGVILLGLYFTLRSGVVQFRLIPEMFRTLTDKTPRDAGGRPQSVSAFQAFTISAASRVGVGNIAGVGTAIAIGGPGAVFWMWLMAFIGGSSSFIESSLAQLFKIRDKDGFRGGPAYYMQRGLKARWMGVLFAVILIVCFPIAFSSLQANTIQATLAGSFGEDSAGWLPWGVGIGLAVLMALVIFGGVRRIASVTQLLVPAMALLYLIVGIVILVIHADRIPAAFASIFTEAFGFNEVVGASLGYIILTGVKRGMFSNEAGLGSAPNAGATAAVTHPVKQGLVQTLGVYFDTFLVCSITAFIILVSVPDLSEAGRGIGLTQGAMTSTLGEWSNVLLSVIIFLLAFSSILGNYYYGESNIEFITPRPAVLTAYRLLAVVAVFVGSVISADVVWNFADGAMGLMALVNLIAIALLSGIAFRLLKDYTAQRRAGRNPIFTRALMPDVDGIAVWEDELSVTGPVDLPTRDHEAQKHRDHLHRATADRDADPFG
- the nusA gene encoding transcription termination factor NusA produces the protein MDIDLSLLRTIEREKEIPFDELARIIEQAILTAYAKHTSPTGELPAGARAVLDRKTGHVAVFLPLTDDEGAIIGEEESSPDDFGRIAAFAAKQVISQRLRDIADDAVLGEFRGKEGDIVAGIVQQGPNPRMVHVDLGSIEAILPPEEQVAGEDYAHGSRLRVYVTSVAKGTKGPQITVSRTHPGLVRKLFALEVPEINAGLVEIVSLAREAGHRTKIAVRATDPTINAKGACIGELGRRVRAVTEELGGEKIDIVDYDAELAKFVANALSPAKVTSSFILDASTKAVRALVPDYQLSLAIGKEGQNARLAAKLTGAKIDIQPDSVLES
- a CDS encoding YlxR family protein, whose translation is MEPVRTCVGCRTRAPRSALLRVVAVDHTLIADVGASMPGRGAWVHDSTECMDAALRRRAFVRALRVSGPLDTQTFEKRLNGYGNKVNGSK
- the infB gene encoding translation initiation factor IF-2, which encodes MAAKPRVHEIASELGVDSKIALAKLKELGEFVKSPSSTIEPPVARKLRAALEADGAGKPAAAPAAASAPAAATAAPSAAKPGAARPGAPRPAAPAPAAPAAPTPAAASAPAASSAPAPAPSAPAPAASTPAAETAAPSAPRPGGAPGAPRPGNNPFSSAQGMGQRPAGPRPGNNPFASAQGMGQRPAPSPGNIPRPQAPRPGAPRPGAPGARPGRPGAGGRPGAPFQQRPGGPGRPGGAGGGFQRPGGAPGGAPGGFAGRPGGGGGRGRGPGGGTAGAFGKGGGKSKQRKSRRAKRQEFEMRDAPQVGGVNVQKGNGEIIRLRRGASIADFADKLEAIRGYTVQPGTLVTILFNLGEMATATESLDEATFEVLGEELGYKIQMVSPEDEDKELLEGFGLDLDAELENEDEDDLEIRPPVVTVMGHVDHGKTRLLDAIRQTNVVAGEAGGITQHIGAYQVWTEHEGIERAITFIDTPGHEAFTAMRARGAQVTDLAILVVAADDGIMPQTVEALNHAQAANVPIVVAVNKVDKPDANPAKVRQQLTEYGLVAEEYGGDVMFIDVSARAGTGIQELLDAVLLTADAGLDLTANPNKAARGVAIEAKLDKGRGSVATVLIQSGTLRVGDAIVAGTAYGRVRAMADENGEPVLEAWPSRPVQVQGLNSVPRAGDTFIVTDEDRLARQIAEKREAAERNAQLAKARKRISLEDFTRALQEGKVESLNLIIKGDVSGAVEALEESLLKIEVDDSVQLRIIHRGVGAITESDVNLATIDNAIIIGFNVRPDTKARERASREGVDTRFYSVIYNAIDDVEQSLKGMLKPEFEEVQSGVAEIREVFRSSKFGNIAGVIVRSGTITRNAKARVIRDGVVLADGLQIESLRRFKDDVTEVRTDFEAGIGLGKFNDIQIGDEIETTEMVEKPRG
- the rbfA gene encoding 30S ribosome-binding factor RbfA, coding for MAGERQARVADRIRVVLAERLERGLRDPRLGFVTITDVKVTGDLQHASVFYTVMGDEALRADTAAALKSATGLLRSEVGKNLNTRLTPTLEFILDAIPENADHIASLLREARERDAAVAGLAASAQYAGDADPYVKPRELDEAEEEADDEGAAREG